The stretch of DNA GTGTCGGACTCGCGACGGAGTGCGTTGACAGGTGGGGGGGCCATCCCTAGGGTCCCCCCTCCCGATGGGCGCGCTGTTCGACAAGCGGTTGTGGATTGTTTCCGGCAAGGGAGGCGTGGGCAAGAGCACCGTCGCCGCCGCCCTGGCCCTGCGCTCGGCACGCGCGGGCCGCCGAACCCTGGTGTGCGAGGTCAATACCCAGGAGCGCATCAGCGGCCTGCTCGGACACCGCCCCGTGGGCCCCCAGGTCACTGCCCTGGAAGCCAACCTGTGGGCCGTGGACGTGCGCCCCCAGGAGGCCATGCGAGAGTACGCGCTCATGGTCCTGCGCTTCGAGACCCTCTACAAGACGGTCTTCGAGAACAAGGTGGTGCGCTACTTCCTGCGCTTCATCCCCTCGCTGCAGGAGCTGGTGCTGCTCGGGAAGATCCTCTTCCACGCCCAGGAGAAGCGCCCGGATGGCCAGCCCCTGTGGGACACGATCGTCATGGACGCGCCGGCCACGGGCCATGCCATCACCTTCCTCCGGGTGCCCCAGGTGCTCATGCAGACGGTGCCCCCCGGGCCCATGGCCCGCGAGGCACTGAAGATGAAGGATCTCCTGGAGGATCCGGCGGTGACGGCCGCGGTGCTGGTGTCGCTGCCCGAGGACATGCCGGTGAACGAGACACTCGAGTTGCACGCGGCGCTGCGCGACCAGGTGCGGGTGCGCACCCACGCGGCGGTCCTCAACGCCACCTTCCCCGAGCGCTTCACCGAGGATGACCTGGAGGCCCTGGTGGACCACCCCGAGCTGCTCCAGCTCGCCCGGGCCCACCACGCCCGCGCGGCCCAGACGGTGCTCGCGCAGCTCAAGCTGGAGCGCAACCTGCACGTGCCCGTCCACTCCGTGCCGCGCATCTTCACCCCCTGCTTCGACCGCTCGGCCATCGAGCAGATCATGACCCACCTGGAGCCGCTGGTGACGGGGAAGGCGGCCCCATGAACGCGCTGTCAGAAGCCCTCGCGTCCAAGCGCGTCCTGGTATCCGTCGGTTCCGGCGGCGTGGGCAAGACGACCGTCTCCGCGACGCTCGCCCTGCGCGCCGCGGTGGATGGCCGCAGCAGCCTCGTGTGCACCATCGACCCGGCCAAGCGGCTCGCCAACTCGCTCGGGCTCAATGCCCTGGGCAACGTGGAGGCCGAGGTGCCCGCCAGCGCCCTGGAGCCGCTGGGCATCACCGCCCGCGCCCGCCTGCACGCGATGATGCTGGACATGAAGCAGACGTGGGACGATCTCATCGTCAAGAACGCCCCCGCCGACAAGCGCGAGAAGATCCTCGCCAACCGCTTCTACCAGTCCCTGTCCAGCGCGCTCGCCGGCAGCCAGGAGTACGTGGCGATGGAGAAGCTCTGGGAGCTGCGCACCCAGCGCGACTACGAGCTCATCGTGCTCGACACGCCGCCCACCGCGCACGCGCTCGACTTCCTGGAAGCCCCCAACCGGGTGCTGGACTTCCTCGACAACGAGGCCGCCCGGTGGCTGCTCACCCCGGCGCTCGCCGCGGGCAAGGTGGGCCTGTCGCTCTTCAACCTGGGCAGCAGCTACATGGCGAAGACCATCTCCCGCTTCACCGGCACGGAGACGCTGCAGGAGCTGGCCGCCTTCATGCTCTCCATCGCCCCCATGAACGAGAGCTTCCGGGTGCGGGCACGCGGCGTGCGCGAGCTGCTGGAGGCGGAGCAGACAGGCTTCGTCCTGGTGACGAGCCCCGGCCGGGAGCGCCTGGACGAGGTGGTGCACTTCCACGAGCTGCTCGAGCAGAACGAGATGGAGACGGTGGCGGTGGTGGTCAACCGCGTCCACCCGATGCCCTCCCCTTCCCTCTGGGAGGAGGCCCAGAGCCTCGTTCCCGCCCGGCGCGCGAAGGTGGAACAGACGCTGCGCGAGATGACGCTGCTGGCCGAACAGGACGCCCGCGGCATCCTCGAGCTGCAAGCCGCCTGCGAGGGCACGCCCCTGGTGCAGGTGCCGCGCTTCGAGCTGGACGTGCATGACATCGGCGCCCTGTGGCGCACCGGACGCTTCCTCATGGGTGAAGAGGTGATTCCCCTCCCGACGCCCCAGCTCGCGGCTGGCACGGGAACCCCATGACACGCGGCGTTGTCCTGGGACAATGGACCTGGAGGGGCCCCGCGGGCCCCGAGAAGCGGAGGACATGGATGTCGGCCACCTGGCGCAAATGGGTGTGGGTGGGAGTGCTGGGTCTGGTGGGCTGCCGGACGACGGGGTCCGCGGGCAGGGACACCTCGGGCGAGCCCCGGCGGGAAGTGCACTTCGACGCGGAGCGGGTGACGGGAAACGCGGAGCTCGCGGCGCTCAACGACGAGGAGCTCTTCGCGGCCGGGACGTCGGCCTTCGCGGCCAAGGACTTCGTCCAGGCGACGCTCTACTTCGAGCGGCTGGCGGACTTCCATCCCCAGAGCCCCCACCGGCGCGAGGCCATCTACCAGGCGGGACTCGCCCACGAGCGGCTGGAGCAGTGGGAGGCGGCGGCCCGGCGCTTCTCCGAGCTGGCCGACGCGAAGCAGGGCACCGGCGACGCGCTGGAGTCCGTCTTCCGCCTCGCCGAGACGCACTACCACCTGGAGCGCTACCCGGAGGCCGCGCAACTGCTGGCCACGGTCGCGGGACGCGAGGACCTGCCCGTGGGCAAGCGCCTGGAGGCCCAGGTGCAGCAGGGCGTGTGCGAGCTGGAGGCCGGACAGCCCGAGAAGGCGGAAGCCACGCTGCGCCACGCCATCTCCACCTACGAGGGGCTCGCGGACAAGGACGAGGTGCAGGACTACTACCCCGCCCAGGCCCACTTCTTCATCGGGGAAATCTACCGGCTGCGCTACGCGGACGTGGCGCTCGACCCGGGCAAGGGCGCCGATGCGCTCGCCAACGACCTGAACGACAAGGCCGAGCTGCTCCTGTCCGCGCAGGGCCACTACCTGCGTGCCATCCGCGTGGGCAATGGCCACTGGGCCACGGCCGCCGGCACGCAGATCGGCTCGCTCTACGAGGACCTGTACGAGAAGCTCGTGAACTCCCCGGCCCCCAAGGAGCTGGACGAGGAGCAGGCGGAGATCTACCGCGAGGAGCTGCGCCAGCGGGTGCGCGTGCTGCTCACCAAGGCCATCGACGTCTACGAGCAGACCCTGGAGGCGGCCGAGCGCATCGGCTCCCACAACACGTTCGTCGACAAGACGCGCCAGAGCCTGGAGAAGATGAAGGCGCTGCTGCTCCAGGACACGGAGAACGCCGCCCCCGCCGGCACCCCGCCCCGCTCCTGACCTGGGAGCACGGTGGCTGCTCCGGCCAGGCTCCTCCGGGTAGGCTCCACTTCCCATGGAGCCCCTCTTCACGCCCGAGCAGCTCGCCGAGATCAAGGCCTACCACCAGCCGCTCTACATCGGGAGCGCGGCGAGTCCACTGGTCTATGTCGGCGTCCTCGCCCTCATCCTCGGCGCGTTGGTGCGGCCCTTCCACCGGGGCGCCGAGGCCTGCGCGGCCTGGCTCTCCCGCCGGCTCGCCTTCCTCGAGACGGCCCCCGTCAGCCGCGTCATCCTCCAGGCCCTGGACCGGATCTGGGGTGAGCCGGGCTGGGGCACCGCGCTCCTCTTCGCGCTGTTCGTGGACCTCTTCATCCAGCTCGTCCACACCCCCTCGAACATCTACTTCGACTACGTGCTGGAGCACCGCTACGGCATGTCCACGTACACCCCACTGCGCTACGTGCTGGACGAGCTCAAGGGCCTGGCGCTCTCGGCCATCGCCACCTCCATGCTGGTGCTCGGGTTGTATGGACTGGCCCGCCGGGTGAAGCGCTGGTGGCTGGTGCTGGGCATCCCCTCGGCGCTGCTGCTGCTGGTCGCCTCGGCCCTGGATCCCTTCCGCGCGCAGCTCTACTTCGAGCAGGCCCCCCTGGAGCCCGGCCCCCTGCGCGAGCGCATCACCGCGCTCATGGCCCGCGCGCACGTGCCCTTCGAGGACGTCCGGGTGGAGAAGACCTCCGTGGCCAGCAAGCGCCTGCAGGCCTATTTCGCCGGCCAGGGCCCCACTCGCACCATCGTGCTCAACGACGTCATCGTGAAGGAACTCTCGCCCGAGGAGATCCTCGCCGCGGTCGCCCACGAGGCGGGCCACGTGCACGAACCGAAATGGCCAGGGCGGATCGCCTCCTCGGTGGCGCTGATCGCGCTCCTCTTCGCCATCGACCGGGTACTCCGGCTCTCGGCCAGGCGCGGGTGGTTTGGCACCACGCGCTTCGCCGACATCCGCACCCTGCCCCTGTTGTGGCTGCTCTCCTTCCTCGTCTTCTTCCTGAGCACGCCCGTGTCCGCCGCCTTCTCCCGCGAGCGCGAACGCGAGGCCGACCGCTACGCCCTCCAGCTCACCCGGGACCCCGCCGCCTTCCGGCGCATGCTCGTGAAGGCCGCCCGGGTGAACAAGATGGACCCCGATCCTCCGCGCTGGGCCGTCCTCAAGGGGCACAGCCACCCGCCTCTGAGCGAGCGGCTGGCGGCTGTCCCCCCCGCCCCTTGAGTCCGAACGGAGCCCCCCGCTCCACCCAGCCCCCCCCGCGCGGACGGCCTACGCCCGCGCCGCTTCTCCCTTCATCTTCTCCACCGCCGCCAGCGCGATGGCCTTCACCAGCGCCCGGGCCCGCCGTCCCGCCAGGGTCGCTCCCTCGGGATCCGCCTCCACGGCGTTGGCGATGTCGGTGAAGCCCTGCCGGTTGCCCTGCCGCAGGTACAGCTCGCCCCGGTTGACGAGCGCCACCGGATTGCCCGGATCGCGCTCCAGCGCCGCGCTGTACTCGGTGAGCGCCTCCTGCAGCCGGCCCAGCTTCTGGTACACCGTGCCCAGCGCCGCCCGGCTCGCCGCGTCGTGCGGATTGCCCGCCACCAACCCCTCGAAGAGGATGCGCGCCTCCTCGTGGCGCCCCGCCCCCGCCAGATCACACCCCACCCGGGCGATGGCCTTCGCCTCCTCGAACGTCATCCCCTCCACCTCCGCCCACGTCGCCTCCCCCCGCACGAACGCCTCGAGCTTCCGCACCGTCGCCGTGTCCATGGCCGCCCCCTCGTATTTGATGACCCGTCCCATCGCCCGGCTCACGCGCTGCGCATGTTGGAGAGGGCCGTCTTCGCCATCTCGTTGAACTTCATCGACATCGTGCTCATCATCTCGAACATCGTCTTGCGCTTCTCCACGAGCTGCTGCAGCCGCATGGACAGCCGGTCGATGTCACGCTGGGCCTCGGTGAGCGACTTCTCGTTGCCCTTCTCGTTGGAGATGCCCGCCTTCTTGTCCTGAGCCGCGGCGAGGCTGTCCATCGTCTGGAGGATCTCGTCGTCCATCTTCTCCGTGAGGTTCATGAGGATGGCGTTGATCTTCTCCTCCAGGCTCATGTTCGGATCGTTGATGATGCCCTTCACGCTCGAGCTGGCCGTCGAGCCCGATGTCGAACCCGACGTCGAGCCCCCCGTCGTCGGACACGGCTGCCCGGGAGGAGGCCTCGCCGTGCCGCCCGAGGCCAGCTCCGCCTTCACCTTGCCGATCTCCCCGCGCAGGTCCTGCACGCAGAACGCGTTGTCGTTCTTGAAGACCCGGCTGACTCCGCCCAGCAACCCCGTCGCGTCCGTCGAGACGTCGAGCCGCTCGAAGTAGCCCGGGTTCGCCACGAGGAAGCGCGCCGCCTCGCGCAGCTCGGGCGACACCCGGCGATCACCCGCGATGCGCTGGAGGTCCGACAGCCGCAGGTACCCCTCCATCTTTCCATCCGTCGCGTCGAGGTACTGGAAGTTGCGCTCCAGCGTCTGCAACGACTGGAGGTAGTCCTTCATCTCGGGGTCCAGCCGCCCCTCTCCCCCGCCCACCGGCGAACTCCCATGCGTTGGCCGCGAATAGCCCTCGCATGCCCGTGTGCTGTCCCTCGGTGGGCAGTACTCGGTGGACGCGGGCGGGTTCTTGCCCAGTTCCTGGGCCACGCCCTTCGCGCCGTCCATCGCCAGCATCACATTGCCCGTCGCCGCTCCCACCATCGCCTTGGCGGCGTTGGTGATGAGGGGGGGCAGGCCCAGCGCGTTGCCCAACGCGTCGACGATAAAGCCCCCCGACAAGAAGTTCGTCACTCCACCCAGGAAATCCCCGATGCCACCCATGACTCCTCCCGCGCGAAACGAGGGCTCCGTGCCCCCGAGCACCGCGACGTGTTGCGCGCCCGACGCATTGCAGCGGCGATGCCGCAGCCCAGGCGCCTCGCCAGGCCAACGAATTCAGCGGGTTGGCTCGGCCCATGCGCCAAGCGGCGTCCTGGGCACCGGACGGGGCGGTCCACGGAGAAGGATTGGGGTTAGATTGCGGCGCGCATGCGCACCCTGGGCCTCGACGTGGGCACCAAGACGATCGGCGTCGCCGTTTCAGACCCCCTGGGCCTCACCGCCCAGACGGTCACCACCATCCGGCGAAGTGGCCTCAAGGCGGACCTCGCCGCGCTCAAGGCGCTGGTGGAGGAGTACGAAGCCCAGGGCTTCGTCGTCGGGCTGCCGCTCAACATGGATGGGAGCGAGGGACCGCGCGCCGAGGCGACTCGCAAGTTCGTCGACGTGCTCACCCAGACGTTCGGCCTGCCCGTGGAGCTGTGTGACGAGCGCCTGTCCACCGTGGCCGCCCAGCGAACCCTGCTCGAGGCGGATCTGTCTCGTGCCAGGCGTCGCGAGGTCATCGATCAGATGGCCGCCCAGTTCATCCTCCAGGGCTGGTTGGATGCCCGGAGCATTGCTCGGGCCACGAACGTCCATGCCGATGAGGACGACGACCCGGAGGAGTAGGCACACGTCGCGGGCGTCTCGTTGACTGCTCGCCGAGGTCATCCGCGAGGGGACGAGGAAGCAGCGGGGAAGGCCGCCCTGTTCCTTGCGCGCGCATGTCCATCTTCCAGGAACAGGGGATTCCCCTGTCTTTCGACGAGGTGGGCCATGGCGGTGACAACTCAAGAAGGGGTTCGAGTCAACATCATGCCGAGCGCTCCCATGACGGTGCGCTGGGGAGCGATCTTCGCGGGAACGGTGACCGCGCTCGGCTTGTGGGCGCTGCTGTACACGCTCGGGTTGGCGTTGGGCTTGTCCTCCATCAACCCGGCGGACGCGGGAAGCGCGAGGTCCTCCGGCATCTTCACGGGTATCTGGGGGCTGCTCTCTCCCCTCATCGCCCTCTTCGTGGGCGGCATCGTGGCCGGGCGCGGAGCGGGGATTCAGAGCCGGGCGAGCGGAGGCATGCACGGACTCGTGATGTGGGGACTCACCACGCTCATGGGCATCTGGCTGCTGGGCAACGCGCTGTCCTCGGTCGCCGGAGGCTTGTTCTCCGTGGGCAAGACGGCGGTCCAGGCCACGGGGGCCACCGTGGCGGCGGGTGCTTCCCAGGCGGGTGAAGTGGGAGAACTGGCACGCAGCTTCGGCCTCGATGCCAATGATGCCCTGCGCCCCATCAACGAGCGCCTGATCGCCGAGGGCAAGCCCACCGTGACCGCCGAGCAGCTCGAGGCCGCGACCCGGGACGTGGTGGGCACCGCGGTGCGCGAACAGCGGATCGACCGCCAGAGCCTGCTCCTGGCCATCACCAACAACACCGACCTCTCCCGCTCGGACGCCCAGGAGGTCGCCATCCGCGTGGAGAATCAGTTCAACGCCTTCCAGGACAAGGTCAACCAGGCGGCCCAGAACATCCAGACAGGCGCGCTCAAGGCCGCGGACACCACGGGCAAGGTATTCTGGGGCGCCTTCGGCGCGCTGTTCCTCGGCCTCATCTCCGCCATCCTCGGCGGCATCGTGGGCATGAGCCGGCACCAGAGGGAGCTCGTGGAGGGCTCGCGCATTCCGTCCGAAGGCACGCTGCCGCCCACCCGCCGGGAGGTCTACCCGTAGGCGGCGCCCCGAAGCTCAGCGGCGCCGGTACACGTGCAGCGGCGGGGAGAAGCCGTCGAGCTCAGCGTACTCCACGCCATCGAGTACCAGCGTGCGTCCCCCGTCCCACTTCACGCCCGGGTCCTTCACCAGCCGGCCCTGCTCGAAGCGCACGAGGTACTCCGGCTGGGCGCGGCGCAGGTGATCGCGGAAGGTGGCCCAGCGCACCCGGGCGAGCCGCTCATCGTCCAGGCCGGAGAAGAAGGCGAGCTGGAGGTCCATGTAGTTCGGATCCTCGTCGAGCACGGCCGCGCCGCCCTTGGCGGCGACCTCGTCCTTGAGGAAGCGGGCCACCTGCATCAGGGGCACCGGGTTGGTGGAGGTGGGGCTCACGGGCCGCAGGCTGTCGCGCAGGCCGCCATCGGCGCGGAACGTGTAGAGGCCCATGGCCACGGGCACCGCCACCGCCAGCACCGCGCACACGCCGGCCAGGGCCCGGCGCACTCCGGCCCCGCGCGAGCCCACGCACGCCTCGAAGCCAGACCCCACGAAGGGAATCAGCAGCGCGAGCTCCGTCACGGTGAAGCGCCCGAGCGGCTGGAAGTCCAGCAACACCGCGGCCCGGAAGGTGAAGTACGCGGTGGGCACCACCGCCGCGAGCGTCAGCCAGCGCACGTCCGGCCGCGTGCGCCACGTGCGCCACATGCCCACCATGCCCAGCAGGGCCACTCCGGGCGACAGGGTGAGCAGCGCCATGGCGGGCCAGAAGGCCAGACTCTCCAGGCGGTAGCGCCACGGACCCACCCGGGCGATGCCGTCCTTCACCCAGGCGTCATGGAACTGCTCCACCGCGCGGATGGGGAAGAAGGGATCCCCATGCGCCATCTCGTTGCCCTGCATCCACAGCAGCGGAAACGGCAGACACACGATGCCGAAACCCACCGCGCGCGTGAGGCCGGCGATCCGGTCCGGCCCCCAGAAGAGCAGCGCCAGGCACAGCAGCGGCATGAACAGCCAGGCGTCGTAGCGCGTGGCGCACGCCAGGTTGAGCACCGCCGCCGCCCCGAAGAGAGGGCCCATGCGGTTCTCGTCCAGTCCCTGGGCCACCAGCGCGAACACCCACAGCATGAGGAAGAGCGAGAGCGCCTCGCTGGCGGCCGTCGTGGACATCTGCAGGTGCATGCCCCAGACGCTCAGCGACAGCCCCGCCACCATGCCCGCGCGCCAGCCGAACAACCGCCGGGTGAGCGAGAAGAGGGGCACCACGGCCAACACACCGAACAGCAAGCTCACCAGGCGGCCCGCGAGCGCCTTGTCCGCCACCACCTTGAGCGCCGCCCCCACGAGATAGAGGTGGAGCGGACCGAACTGGTAGGTCCCGTCTCCGTAGGACGTGATCACGTGCGGCTCACGTGCCCAGCGCTCGGCGAGTTCCGTGCGCGCCACCGCGTCCCCGTAGAAGTTCTCGTTGAAGGGCATCAACACCAGACGAGGCAGCAGCGCCGCGGCGATCAGCAGACCAATCAGCAGCCGGGTGGAGGGATCCGGCGCGGCATCGGGCACCGCGGAGAGGGGGGACGAAGCGCCTGGAAGGCGCGAGGGCGGGGAGGAAACCGGCGAGGCGGACGACATGAGGGCGCGGAGAATACGCAGGCGCGGCCCAAAACCAAGGGACCACCTCCCCAGAGTGGACCTTTTCTCAACCCCCTACCCTGTTGCCGGGCGGCGCCCATGTGCGTGTAGAAGGCCCCCCGGACGCCCCGAGCGTTGTGTTCCATGGCGCGCATGCCCGGGAGCAACCGCGTCTTTTCACGTGGCGATGTGTTACGCAGCGCCCCGTTCGACCCTGGCCCCGTCGCCGCCCCGGCTCCTGGAGCGGTGAAGGGAAACCCAGCTCTCCGACCCTGGCATGGACGCGACCCCTCCACAGCGCCCCGGCTCCCCCACCCCTCAGGGCCCGCCCCCTCGAAGCCCTGGTTGGCCCGCGCTGCCCGCACTCGCCGGGTACGCCGCAGCGCTGCTCTCCGTGGTCCTCATCGCCGGCCTCTTCCTGCGCTCGAGCCACGCACTGACCGAGGCCTCCTTCCGTCTGGCGCGCACCCTGGACTTCATCAACGAGGCAGACCACCTGATCGCCCTGGTGAAGGAAGCGGAGACGAGCCAGCGCGGCTATCTGCTGCTGCGCGAGGAGCGCGCCCTGGCCGCCTACGAGGAAGCACGGCGGCTCATCGGCCCCTCCCTCGATCGCCTGCGCGCCCTCTCGCCAGATGACGCCCGCCAGCGGGAGCGGCTCGACCGGATGGACTCGCTCATCCAGCGGGAGTTCGCATCAATGGATCGGCCCCTCGCGCTCATGCGGGCCGGCAAGCCGGACGCCGCGCTCCAGTCGCTGCGCGCGGAAGCGGAACAGCGCGGGATGGACGAGTTGTGGAAGGTCGAACGGATGATGGACCAGGAGGAGGAGCGGCGCCTCGCGGAGCAGAACGCGGAGCTGGCCCGGGCCTCCGAACAGGCCGACCTCATCGTCCTGGGAGGCAGCGGCTTCCTCCTCGCATTCCTCGGCATCGCCGCGTTCAGTTCCCGGCGCGACATGCGCCTGCGGGAGCGGGAACAGCTCGAGCGCGAACGGGCGCGCACGCGGGAGCACGAAACCCGGATGGAGGCGGAGGGCGAGCGGCAGCGCCTGTACTACCAGCGCATCATCCTGCAGGTCCCCGCCGCGGTGGGCCTGTTCCGGGCGGCGGATCGGCGCTGCGAGCTGGCCAACCCCGCGCTCGTGAAGCTCTACGGCGGCCGGGAGTTGGAGGGCCGCACCGCGCGCGACGTCCTCGCCGAGCCCCCGGGCGGCCGCCTCGTCGAGATGTTCGACACGGTGCTGAGCACCGGGCAGCCCTATACGACCAATGGCTATCGCCTCGTGCTCGAGCGCGCCACGGATGGCCGGACGTCCGAGTCCTTCGTCAACCTCACCTACCAGCCCCTGCAGGATGCACGCGGGCAGGTGGATGCCGTGCTGCTGTTCGCGGTGGAGGTGACGGAGCAGGTGGGCGCGCGGCGCGCGGCGGAGGAGGCCCTGTCCCAGCGCCAGCGGGCGGAGACCGCGCTGCGTGAGAACGAGGCCCACCTGCGGCGGACCCTGAAGGCCTCGGACGTGGGCTCCTGGGAAGCGGACCTGCGCACCCGGCGCGTGGTGTGGTCCGCCCACGCCGAGGCGATGTCCGGCGTGGCACCCCACACCTTTCCGGGCACCGTGGACGCCTTCCTGGCGCTCGTCCATCCCGAGGATCGCGCGCTGCTGGCCCAGCGCCTGACGCCCTCGCCCAATGACCCGGGCGAGTTCCGCTTGGAGTACCGCGTCCTGCGCGCGGACGGCGGTGTGCGCTGGCACGAGAACCGGGGCCGCGTCCTGTTCGACGACGCCGGACAGCCGGCGAAGCTCGCCGGCGTGCTCCTGGACATCACCCAGCGCAAGCTCGCCGAGCAGTCGCAGCGCGAGTCGGAGAACCGCTTCCGCATCCTCGCGGAGACCATCCCCCAGCTCATCTGGATGTCGCGCGCGGATGGGGCGGCCGAGTACTTCAACCCGCGCTGGTACGAGTACACGGGACAGACCCCCGAGCAGGCCCGGGGAGATGGCTGGATGCGCGCCCTGCACCCGGACGACGTCGCGCCCACGCTCGCGACGATGCGGCGCGCGGTCGCCAGCGGAGAGCCCTATGTCGTCGAGTACCGGCTGCGCCGGGGCCCGGACGCGGCCTACCGCTGGTTCATCACGCGGGGCCTGGCCCTGCGCGACACCGCGGGCAACTGCACCCACTGGATTGGCGCCAGCACGGATATCGACGACCAGAAGCGCGGCGCCGAGTCCCTGCGCTTCCTCTCCGAGATGAGCGGCGTGCTGGCGGCCTCGCTGGATCACGCGGAGACCCTCCGGCAGGTGGCCCGCCTCGCCGTGCCCACGTTGGCCGACTGGTGCATCGTGGACGTGATGGGCGAGAAGGAACTCATGGAGCGGGTCGAGGTGGCCCACGCCGACCCCGCGCTCTCGGACCTCGCCGACACCCTGCGGCGCTTCCCCCCCCGGCCCTCCTCCACCTCCCCCGCCACCCAGGCGATGCGCACGGACCAGACCTTCTACCTGGCCGAGGTGACGGGCGCGAACCTGCAGCACTTCACCCTCGAGGCCGAGCACCTGCGCGTCGCGCTGGCGCTCAAGCTGCGCTCGGTCGTGTCCGTACCGCTGCTGGCGCGAGGCCGCACGCTCGGCGTGCTGACGTTCCTCACCACCTCGCTCTCCGGCCGCCGCTACGAGCGCGGCGACGTGCTGCGGCTCGAGGAGGTGGCGCACCGCGCGGCGCTCGCCATCGACAACGCGCGGCTCTTCTCCCTCGCCCGCACGGAGCGCGAACGGGCCGAGGAGGCCAACCGGCTCAAGGACGAGTTCCTCGCCACCGTCAGCCACGAGCTGCGCACGCCCCTCACGGCGATGATCGGCTGGCTGAAGCTCCTGCGGGATGGACGCCTGCCCCCCGCCAAGCATGCGCGCGCGCTGGAGACCGTGGACCGCAACGCTCACGCCCAGGCCCAGCTCATCGAGGACCTGCTGGACGTCAGCCGCATCGTCTCCGGCAAGCTGCGGCTGGAACCCCAGCCGGTCCACCTGGCGGGCATCATCCAGGCGGCCATGGAGTCCATTCGTCCCGCGGCGGAGGCCAAGGGCATGCGCTTGAACGCCGAGTTCGACACCTGGGACGACGTGGTGATGGGGGACGCGAGCCGCCTGCAGCAGGTGGTGTGGAACCTGCTGTCCAACGCGGTGAAGTTCTCCCCCGGAGACCACGACGTCTGGCTGAGGCTGCGGCGCGAGGACGGCGCGGTGGAGCTGGCGGTGGAGGATGAGGGTCCGGGCATTCCCGAGGAATTCATGCCCCACCTCTTCGAGCGCTTCCGCCGGCTGGAAGGAAGCAGCACACGCCAGCATGGGGGTCTGGGACTGGGGCTCGCCATCGTGCGTCACCTGGTGGAGTTGCACGGCGGGACGGTGCACGCCACCAGCCGGGCACCGGGCCGGGGCGCCGTCTTCACCGTCCGCCTGCCACCTTCTCCGTCCTCTCTCGCGCCGGAATCCTCCGGGCCCTCCACGCCCTCGAGCGCCCCCACCACCTGGCCCGCCCTGGCCGGGCGGCACATCCTCGTCGTGGATGACCAGGACGACAGCCGCGAGATGCTCCGGTTGGTGATGGAGGACCACGGGGCACGTGTCAGCACCGCCGCCTCCGCCCAGGAGGCCCTGCGCGTGCTCGCCGTCGAGCGGCCCGACCTGCTCGTCTCGGACATTGGCATGCCCGGCGAGGACGGCTACGCGCTCATCAACCGGGTGCGCGCCCTGCCCCCCACCCAGGGAGGGACGATTGGCGCGGTGG from Cystobacter ferrugineus encodes:
- a CDS encoding PAS domain-containing protein, whose translation is MVLIAGLFLRSSHALTEASFRLARTLDFINEADHLIALVKEAETSQRGYLLLREERALAAYEEARRLIGPSLDRLRALSPDDARQRERLDRMDSLIQREFASMDRPLALMRAGKPDAALQSLRAEAEQRGMDELWKVERMMDQEEERRLAEQNAELARASEQADLIVLGGSGFLLAFLGIAAFSSRRDMRLREREQLERERARTREHETRMEAEGERQRLYYQRIILQVPAAVGLFRAADRRCELANPALVKLYGGRELEGRTARDVLAEPPGGRLVEMFDTVLSTGQPYTTNGYRLVLERATDGRTSESFVNLTYQPLQDARGQVDAVLLFAVEVTEQVGARRAAEEALSQRQRAETALRENEAHLRRTLKASDVGSWEADLRTRRVVWSAHAEAMSGVAPHTFPGTVDAFLALVHPEDRALLAQRLTPSPNDPGEFRLEYRVLRADGGVRWHENRGRVLFDDAGQPAKLAGVLLDITQRKLAEQSQRESENRFRILAETIPQLIWMSRADGAAEYFNPRWYEYTGQTPEQARGDGWMRALHPDDVAPTLATMRRAVASGEPYVVEYRLRRGPDAAYRWFITRGLALRDTAGNCTHWIGASTDIDDQKRGAESLRFLSEMSGVLAASLDHAETLRQVARLAVPTLADWCIVDVMGEKELMERVEVAHADPALSDLADTLRRFPPRPSSTSPATQAMRTDQTFYLAEVTGANLQHFTLEAEHLRVALALKLRSVVSVPLLARGRTLGVLTFLTTSLSGRRYERGDVLRLEEVAHRAALAIDNARLFSLARTERERAEEANRLKDEFLATVSHELRTPLTAMIGWLKLLRDGRLPPAKHARALETVDRNAHAQAQLIEDLLDVSRIVSGKLRLEPQPVHLAGIIQAAMESIRPAAEAKGMRLNAEFDTWDDVVMGDASRLQQVVWNLLSNAVKFSPGDHDVWLRLRREDGAVELAVEDEGPGIPEEFMPHLFERFRRLEGSSTRQHGGLGLGLAIVRHLVELHGGTVHATSRAPGRGAVFTVRLPPSPSSLAPESSGPSTPSSAPTTWPALAGRHILVVDDQDDSREMLRLVMEDHGARVSTAASAQEALRVLAVERPDLLVSDIGMPGEDGYALINRVRALPPTQGGTIGAVALTAYARVEDRARALTAGFDMHVTKPVEPDELLSVLSNLVALSPRG